From Triticum urartu cultivar G1812 chromosome 2, Tu2.1, whole genome shotgun sequence, a single genomic window includes:
- the LOC125537220 gene encoding receptor protein kinase TMK1-like has translation MSSPLSVVAGCFLLLAASAIPGCVCVNDDYSMQTIATSLGADRALGWGNDSSPCTHGWTGVVCNERGRVTAIRARNASLNGTLPGEIALPWLKELDLRDNAITGQLPSTVFLRLDNNNFTSVAVGFLAGARSLQVFTISNNSQLEGWDLPNNPHTIGNLQDYIANNASITGTLSRFLGSSTFAALGSLSLGNNRLTGEVPTTFSSRTLTHLDLSANFLSGPLNFIAKLPELEELRLDRNSFTGPLPDFSGLWSLQVVTLAHNNLTGVVPATLVRLEGLSSVTLRNNLFQGPLPVFAGSVQTDVAEASLDRSFCRPQPGPCDSQGCQNRDFESDRSSDDRIANRRIFTIRIIET, from the exons ATGTCGTCACCTCTCTCCGTCGTCGCCGGATGCTTCTTGCTCCTCGCCGCATCCGCCATCCCCGGATGCGTATGCGTCAACGACGACTACAGCATGCAGACCATCGCGACGTCCCTCGGCGCGGACCGTGCTCTGGGGTGGGGCAACGACTCATCCCCGTGCACCCACGGCTGGACCGGAGTTGTGTGCAATGAGCGTGGGAGGGTGACGGCGATCCGCGCGCGCAACGCCAGCCTGAACGGCACGCTGCCGGGGGAGATTGCGTTGCCGTGGCTGAAGGAGCTGGACCTGCGGGACAACGCCATCACCGGCCAGCTCCCCAGCACCGTCTTCCTCCGGCTGGACAACAACAACTTCACGTCCGTGGCCGTTGGGTTCTTGGCCGGCGCGAGATCGCTGCAG GTTTTCACCATCAGCAACAACTCGCAGCTTGAGGGTTGGGATCTCCCAAACAATCCTCACACGATTGGCAACCTCCAAGACTACATCGCCAACAACGCTAGCATCACCGGGACGCTCTCGAGATTCCTCGGCTCCAGCACGTTCGCCGCCCTCGGCAGTCTCTCTTTGGGGAACAATCGGCTCACCGGCGAGGTTCCGACGACGTTCTCAAGCCGGACCCTCACCCACTTGGATCTGAGTGCTAACTTCCTCTCGGGGCCATTGAACTTCATTGCGAAACTTCCGGAACTCGAAGAACTTCGACTCGACCGGAACAGCTTCACCGGGCCGTTACCTGACTTCAGCGGACTATGGAGCCTCCAGGTGGTTACTCTTGCGCATAACAATCTCACTGGTGTTGTGCCAGCGACCCTAGTCCGACTCGAAGGTCTCTCTTCTGTCACACTAAGGAACAATCTATTCCAAGGGCCACTTCCAGTGTTCGCAGGATCGGTGCAGACTGATGTTGCTGAGGCGTCCCTCGATAGGAGTTTCTGTCGTCCACAGCCCGGGCCATGTGACAgccaaggttgtcagaatcgtgattttgaatcggatcggagctccgatgacaggatcgcaaatcgtagaatcttcactatcaggatcatagaaacgtag